Within the Arthrobacter sp. V1I7 genome, the region GCTGCCCAGGCAATCAGCACGGGGAAACAGCCGGCGGCCCCGCCCCAGACGATGTTCTGCGCGGTGCGGCGCTTGAGGATCATGGTGTAGATGACCACGTAGAAGACGATGGCACCGAGACCGAGCCATGCCGAGAGCGGGTTGGCCCCGAACCAAAGGATCGCGATCGCGGCGGCGCCCAGCAGCCAGGAGAAGACCAGCGCCTCGCGGGGCGTGACTTCGCCCGTCACCAGCGGCCGGTTCTCCGTGCGGTGCATGAGCTTGTCGATGTCGCGGTCGATGTAGCAGTTGAAGGCACCGGCGCTCCCGGCGGCGAAGGCGCCGCCCACGAGCGTAGCCAGGATCAACCCGATAGGCGGAAAACCGCGCTCCGCATAGATCATGGTCGGCAGCGTGCTGACGAGCAGAAGTTCAATGACGCGGGGTTTCGTGAGCGCCAGGTAGGCCTTGGCCTTGCGGGAGAAGCCGATCCCAGCGGGGATCGGAGGGGCGTTCAGCG harbors:
- a CDS encoding heme o synthase; amino-acid sequence: MTAIVSTTDTPLNAPPIPAGIGFSRKAKAYLALTKPRVIELLLVSTLPTMIYAERGFPPIGLILATLVGGAFAAGSAGAFNCYIDRDIDKLMHRTENRPLVTGEVTPREALVFSWLLGAAAIAILWFGANPLSAWLGLGAIVFYVVIYTMILKRRTAQNIVWGGAAGCFPVLIAWAAVTNTVEWPAVVLFMVIFLWTPPHYWPLSMRYGEDYRNANVPMLGAIAGAKVVSVQVVLYAWAMVACSLLMIPAGGAGWVYTVTAAVAGAWFLYESHALYRRAQGGDVSNKGAMKVFHGSISYLTLLFIAVAVDPFVGSAIVGG